In one Phycisphaerae bacterium genomic region, the following are encoded:
- the ptsP gene encoding phosphoenolpyruvate--protein phosphotransferase, translating to MEIKKGIAVSPGVAIAKSMIIDSEEYRIPRRSINPTQRIIEIQRVRNAFKAAADELARLKEEQTTIEQRKIKDIFAVHLSFLHDRNLRKRITDLVHSESVTAEYAVSATLRDIASSFAKIKDAYISERAADIYDIERRLLRQLVGGRREDVEHLTEEVAVVARNLSPTQTAEFNKKFVKGIATDAGGRTSHTAIVARSLGIPAVVALEDLTEIISGGDPVIIDGNRGIVIVNPDDETMRQYEKYSLEFTELEHRLDAIKEEPAETRDGVRITLLGNIEFPAEAEIILQKGGEGIGLYRTEFLFLNRPTEPTEEDHYQAYAETVRVFKHRPVTIRTLDLGADKYTQSKRFAREPNPFLGLRSIRFCLQNLTLFKTQLRAILRASVLGEVKIMFPLITHLQELMQTKMILRDVMEDLDEESITYNKDIKIGVMIETPSAALTASTLARDVDFFSIGTNDLVQYTLAVDRGNELVSTLYSAVDPAVLRLVRTVIQDAHKAEIDISVCGEMASEPEYIMLLLGMGVRTISLTPPMIPEIKQIIRSVTIEDCNNVAREVLGMNSERQISNYLRDVTRTILPEAF from the coding sequence ATGGAAATAAAAAAAGGAATAGCTGTTTCGCCGGGCGTTGCCATTGCCAAATCGATGATTATCGATTCCGAAGAGTATCGAATTCCGCGGCGTTCCATAAATCCAACACAGCGAATAATAGAAATTCAGCGGGTTAGAAACGCCTTCAAGGCTGCGGCGGATGAATTGGCCCGGCTTAAAGAAGAGCAAACAACAATAGAACAGCGTAAAATAAAAGACATCTTTGCTGTTCATTTGAGTTTTCTGCACGACAGGAATCTGCGGAAAAGAATAACGGATTTGGTCCATTCGGAATCGGTGACAGCCGAATACGCAGTTTCGGCAACGCTGCGGGACATTGCATCAAGTTTCGCCAAAATAAAAGACGCTTACATCAGCGAACGCGCAGCGGACATTTACGATATTGAAAGACGTTTACTCAGACAGCTTGTCGGAGGCAGACGCGAAGACGTCGAGCATTTGACCGAAGAGGTCGCGGTTGTCGCCCGAAACTTAAGTCCTACCCAAACAGCAGAGTTTAATAAGAAGTTTGTAAAAGGCATTGCTACTGATGCGGGCGGACGAACAAGCCATACGGCCATTGTCGCAAGGTCGCTTGGGATACCTGCGGTGGTGGCATTGGAAGACCTTACAGAGATCATCAGTGGAGGGGATCCCGTTATTATTGACGGCAATCGAGGCATTGTCATTGTCAACCCGGATGACGAGACAATGCGGCAATATGAAAAATATTCGCTCGAATTTACAGAACTTGAGCATAGACTCGATGCGATAAAAGAAGAACCGGCTGAAACCCGGGATGGTGTGAGAATAACATTATTGGGTAATATCGAGTTCCCCGCTGAAGCGGAAATTATTCTGCAAAAAGGCGGCGAAGGCATTGGGTTATACCGAACGGAGTTTTTATTTCTCAACAGGCCAACCGAACCAACAGAAGAAGACCATTACCAGGCCTATGCAGAAACCGTCCGGGTTTTCAAGCATCGGCCGGTGACCATAAGAACCTTAGACCTCGGGGCAGATAAATATACACAAAGCAAACGTTTTGCACGCGAGCCAAATCCATTTTTAGGGCTTAGGTCCATTAGATTTTGTCTGCAGAACCTTACGCTGTTCAAAACGCAGTTGCGCGCAATCCTGCGGGCCTCTGTTCTCGGGGAGGTTAAGATAATGTTTCCATTGATTACGCACCTTCAAGAATTGATGCAAACGAAGATGATTTTGCGGGATGTTATGGAAGACCTCGACGAGGAATCTATAACATACAATAAGGATATTAAGATAGGCGTGATGATTGAGACGCCGTCTGCGGCTTTGACGGCCTCTACACTCGCAAGAGATGTCGATTTTTTCAGTATAGGAACGAATGACCTTGTTCAATATACTCTGGCAGTCGACAGGGGCAACGAGCTGGTCTCCACGCTGTATTCAGCGGTAGACCCCGCGGTGCTGCGGCTAGTCAGGACGGTCATTCAAGATGCTCACAAAGCGGAGATAGATATTAGCGTCTGCGGAGAAATGGCTTCTGAGCCGGAGTATATTATGCTGTTGCTGGGGATGGGAGTGCGGACGATTTCACTTACCCCGCCGATGATACCTGAAATAAAACAAATTATTCGCTCGGTTACAATAGAAGACTGCAACAATGTAGCCAGAGAAGTGCTTGGTATGAATTCAGAAAGGCAGATTTCAAATTATCTGCGAGACGTTACCAGAACGATTTTGCCCGAAGCTTTTTAG